The sequence ATCTTTTTTGCATTCCGTTGTCATTTCTGAACCCTGTATTAAAATAAGCTGGTTCTCATTTTCAATGCTGTTGGACAGGATTTATATAAGCTTCCTTGTGATGCCCCGAATAATTTCAGTTGTCAATTATTCATAAGCTGCAAATACATATTGTTTTGTATATCAAGTTCATGGTTTTGGATATTTTGCTTATATTCCACTTGTTGCAGGATGCTGCAATGGTGGTGCATGCCGAAAGTTGTCAACAAATGAGTGAAGGACAGAGTAGCGTGGTACCAGGTGGAACTTTGGACTTCCAGGAATTGCAAATGAGGGTTATAGCCATTGAGAAGGCAGTCATTGAGAAGGAGAGACTTGTTATGGTGGAAAACTTGAGTTCTCATTCCAAACTCGATGCTGCAATGAGGCAGATTGAGGAGTTGAAATCTGGAAGCAGCTTGCATCCAGCAGGTATTGAAACAAGGAAGTATGCCAAGCCAAATCCGGAGCATGAGGAACTGAGGGCCGTGCTTAGTGATGATCTCAGGCAGCAGAAACAAACACGTGAAATCTCTGAGGATGGGAGTGAAGTGATGACAAAAGACATAATGCTTGATCAGATATCTGAATGTTCATCTTATAGATTAAGCAGAAGAGAAACTATGGAGGCTGATTATCAGATGCTTGAAATATGGGAAACTGCTGAACGGAATGACAGCAATGACCTGACTGTTGGAAAAACTCAGAAGGTGATTGCTTCACAGGCGGAGAAAAAACACATCAGGCAGCATCCCTCCACAGAATCAATGATTGAGAAGGAGGTGGGTGTGGACAAATTAGAGATCTCAAAGACATTATCAGGGTCTCGTCAAGAAGGAAATAAGAGGAAAATTCTAGAAAGACTTGATTCTGATGCTCAAAAGTTGACAAATCTTCAAATAACAGTTCAAGATTTGAAGAGTAAGGTGGAGATTACAGAGAAGAGCAAAAAGGGAAAGGGTATTGAATATGATAATGTGAAGGAGCAGCTGGAAGAATCCGAGGAGGCCATCATGGAGCTGTTAGAAGTTAATCGCAAATTAATGAAGACTGTTGAAGACGAGCCATTGTACTTCGATGAGAAGTCCGCACTAATAACAGATGAGAGTGGCAGTGTCAGGAGACTAAAAATTCTAGAACAGGCAAGAAGAGGATCAGAGAACATTGGGCGTTTGCAGTTGGAGGTGCAGAAATTGCAGTTCCTTTTGCTGAAACTCGATGGCGAAAACAGCAGtagaggaaaaacaaaaatcacagaGCGAAAAACAAGAGTTTTACTGCGGGACTATCTGTATGGTGGAACAAGAACTAGCCAGAAGCAAAAGAAAGGGCACTTTTGTTCATGTGTGCAACCTCCAACTAAAGGAGATTGATGCGATTACATTTTACCGGAAAATAATCGGtgtagttcaatttttttttcgagACATTAGTTGCTTTGTGCATAAACTTTCCTTGCTAGATATGGTGTTATATAGAGGGCTaaactctctgtttttttttaaaccttgcTTGCTTTGAGAGGACCCGGTCTTCTTTTAGTTTAGAGACCCTGCTGTACATGTCAGGCCCCGTCTAATCAGAAGAAGCTGCTCTATTAGAGCCTTGTTTTCCCCTTCATTTGGCGTGCGTGTTGGAATACTTTTTCATAGctcataaatttaattagtttcatTAATAATTGCGAACTCAAATGGCACCGGATTACTTGGCCACAGCACTGTTgagatttttcttcaaaacagaTTTCTAATTGTTACGCTGCGAGTGTTTTCCAAGGTTTTGCCTCGCGATTTTCCCCAAGGGATCAACTTGCTTGCAACATTGTTCTCCATGACCAGAGCAACATCAGGATGCAATTCATCTCCACAAATCCATTACAATATTGTAGAGTAAACAATATACTCTCACTGCAATCGACCTTGCAGCCTCAAGTGGACATGGAAGCTTAGACTCCATCACTGCTTCAGGAGTTATGAGCCATGGAGGAAGAGGATAGCCTATCCCCATCGACAATATACTCTCTGGTTTCCGCTCCTTGAGATAAAATGCTTGAGTTGCCATGCAAACATTCTCCATTCTGACAGAGTTTGAAAAATCCCGAGCACTTTAATAGTCTTGGCACTGTCAAGCCACCAGGCCAACCtttaacaatatctaaaaatCTCATTTCATGTACAACAATACCCTGCAAGAACATGCTGTAATTTCTCTCTCGGCCATACCAATCATCCGAGGTTTCCACTGCCGGAAGGGTCATGATGACATGCGCTGCATCAATTGCTCCACAACAATTCAGAAAGCCCAACAAAGTATCGAATCTGCACATGATTtcctgttttatatatatatattaaaataatatttttttatttttttaaaataatttttgatattagtatgtcaaaacaattcaaaaatataaataatattattaactagaatattattttttttcttcttgttttttcaagtgaaatgtatttttaaaatattttttttttttcatattatgtACTATTATACTCTAAACCTATTTAGACTtgcatttcatttcttttgctaattaacaaagaaaaattaaaagaggagAAGATTTGACTATACCCTTTCCCACATAATATTATTcactagaatattttttttccttgtttttttttaattcaattttatttttaatgttaggtTTATTGAGgattaagatttataatttctttgacaatttactttttatgaggttatcttaaTTTGATAATCTAAATCACAGCTCTAACAGGTTTACACGGTTGATTcgatttttcttcttgttctaattgacttttttttttctttttagttttattctttaatattgagttgattgataatgagagattatgatttttatccgtttgttttctataagtcATCCCCATCTAATAACTCACGTCACAAgcttgacgagttaacttgagttgattcgagttggttttttctgttttttataatatatatttcaattttatttttcatcattcaatattaggttTATTGGGGATTGAGTCtcgtaatattttttaatttattttatataaggttATCTTAGTTTCATTACATAAACTACGAGTTTGAAGAGTTAACTCATTtgacctaagtttttttttcctttcatttttctaaatgatttttttcttttatttttctaattgatttttttttatcatcttcattcttcaacactaggttgattgagaattacgctttgtaatttgttttgatttgctttttatgaggttatcatggtcttataactcaagtcatgagtttgacagattaattaacttgaattaaatcaagttatttttttcaattgatttttttaaaatattatctttcaaCACTTaaagttgattgaaaattgagtttcataatttgtttcattttactttttataggcTATTATAGTTTCATAACCAATTGAGAAGTTAATCTGAGTTGACACGAATcgattaaatatgttttttttcaatgtcttaaaaaaaatatcatttttaatatttattttaaatccaagttatattttttttggtgactCATATTATTTCTAAACTTTCCAAATCATCGAGTAATGTTATATCAAACCCCAcacaatttatttctttattctactagaaaataaatcaacaatatctatatatatattatatatatatatatatattaattcaaccAATAACTTGGCGCGTTAAAAGTCATTTCAACATTAATGACTAAGGTTGCGTGCGGAGTCCAATATTCTTATGCTCACGTGGCTCATCAGAAATAATCCAAAGGGCTTTCCACTCGAAGTCTCATGTATAAAACGTACACATTGTACAACTTGTAACTTGTcggaaggaaaaaaacacctCCAACTAAAACTAATTATCTACCAAGTCAACTTCTGTTTCACTTGTGTTGATTTGATGCAGCATATGCATGCGATGCATAACAGCTTCCTAAATCAATGCGCACACAACCGATACATATTTGTAGAGTTGACCTTCTTGGAAAATGACACTTGCTGATCGACAGCTTAGACTTTGTTATATGCCTCAGATTCCTCTTTCAAGGGGTCTGGTTTGCGAGTATGAAGCATGAAATTGCACGCTCCAACAGCTTCTCCTACTGTCAAATACATCCATTCTTGTCCTATTTTCTCGATTAGCTTGGACTTGTTGAGTTTCTTCGTCACTTCAGCTCCAGGATTGGCCAGGACAAGCTGTAAACATGCATGGCGACGAAGAACATCAGAACATGTAAAGTAATGGTGTGGGATAAAATCAAATTTGGAGGTCATATAGAAGCTTGAAGAAGAATATACCTGGAGTTCCCTTCTGTCCATTACTTTCTTAACTTCCTCAAGCATGCTAATCCCACTTGTGTCAATGTTACCCACCGCTGTTAAACCAGGAAAGAAATGTAAATGGATTTTCTATATGTAATCAATTTTTGCCAAAGGAAAAATGATGGAGCGTGCATTGCTTACCTCCCATGTCTAGTATAACATACTGCAGGCTGGTTTCTCCTGAAGATTTTAACTTGTCTTCCTCTTCATCAACCCACCTCGCAATCCTAATGGATAcaacaaaatataatagcaCTTGTGAGATAAGGATTTGATTGGTTGATTTTAAGCATTTTTGGCATGTAGATATGCAGAAAATCGAGTTTGATAAGCCCACACCTTTCTCTTAAGTAGCTTGCATTTGCAAAGTAGATAGGAGCATCAATCTCGAGTATGAGAACGCCGGGAACGCTGCTTGTGTTCGTATACTGTTCAACATTCCTGTAGATCATCGAGTTTGGAATGTTTCCAAGAATAAATGTTTTTGGTCTTGCGACGAAGAGAAGTACTCTGAGCAAAGAAATTGCCACCTGCACATGCACAAGGGAATTTAGTATCGAAGGATGGTACGCAGACATATACGATTCCaagttttagggtttatatAATAACTAGTGGTCCCTACCGCGACGACTAAGCCAATCTCGACACTGCAAAAAACCACACCAGCATATGCGCTTATGCACACGATGAAGTCGAACTTGTCGACAGTCCAAAGATGGATTGCTGCTTCATAATCTATAAGACCTAACATGGCAGAGATAATAATAGAGGACAGAACCACAAGTGGAGTGTAATGGAACAATGGCGTCAGGAATAACAGCGTCACCATGACTGCCACCGCCATGACAATATTCGATACTGCTGTCTTGCATCCTGCATTGAAATTCACAGCCGATCGCGAGAATGGCCCTGGAAATTCCCATTGTATCACCAAAACTCTTAgtttactattataattataacttgGAATTACATTCTTAATTTCACCtgggaaaggaaaaaattataCCTGTTGTGAGATAGCAGGAGGTGCAAGAGCCCACAATGTTCATGGTCCCAAAAGCAATCATCTCCTTGTTGCCATCTATATGGTAATTCTTGAACATGGCAAAACTTCTTCCTACTGCTATTCCTTcctgtaattaattaaataaaccgAGCCTCACTTAATTAtgtgtatataatatatatacgtCTATTAATTAATATGTAATAATTAGATAGcataatttctcttattttataGGATTTGCTAATTAATAATGCATTTAGGAGgtccaaattaaaataagaaaccaTCTAGCTGAATTTGTGGTGTCCATAAATAAATAGCTTATTAATACTCTTACGAGGCAAGAGGGGCACGTCTTAGATGAGCTTATATCTTTGGgtgttatggttgttttttaagattttgataatgattgttttataaaatattttttatttaaaaatatattaaaataatattatttaaaatttatttttaatacattaaaaacaatttaaaattatgaaaaaaatcctttttaatAATCggataaaaacacataaaatagtAGAGGATAAGGGTGGTTGCTTACGGCAAGGGCTATGACACCAGTGATGATGCCAGTTTTAATAGCTGTCGAAAGATAAGGAGATACAAACACGAGATCCGCAAACGACGGTGGATTTAGCCCCTTCTTCAAGTGTCCTATCTGAGTAACATACACCATCGCGCATGCAATAAAAAACACCACATTAGAACGGAAACAAACACGACTAAAAACCGACCCACCAATGGCTCATCAGGTCGGGGAAAATCAAAGTCGAGGTGATTGGTAGGGTCCACTCAGCCTCTATTATTGGCTGGAGCCCACAACTTGGAGCGGAGCAATTATTTGGATCGGGCCCAAAAGACAAAATCCAAGTACCCAACAGGCCAAACCCACATGGAGGATGGATCTTGGCCTCATCTTATAGCACACTAAAAGCCACCCTTTGTGGTGGTCCAGCCCTAATATACAATGGGACTGAATCTGTCTGCGTGCAGCTTGCAACAAACGCATATTTTACAGAACAGTAGCAGCATTGACAGTCACAGAGACAGACTTGGGTTCCCTAAAAAACGTAAACAAAGACAAACAAGAAGGCAGGCTACTCTATCGACAATTCATGGGAATGCTCACCACTTGAACTCCATGTTTCTCGGCATGGGTGAGGTAGACGAGGATGCTTCCTAGAATAACCGACGTCAATGGTGCCATTGCTGATACCCAAAAGAATCTTGGTTTTCTCTTGCTCTGTACAAATAGTCAATCATCAACTCATTAGTTATTATTTCACtccattatattattaaattaatcagatGAGCATATTATTACATGCAACAGGACAAGATGAACATATGTATGTATGAATATATGTTAGTGTAGTTGCATTGAGAAATGAGCTCAGAAATTCCTCCAGAATTCCGGTCAGGGAGTTGGATTTAAAAGTCATTGTTTCTTGTTCTTAAGTAACCAACAAGTTGAAAATGAAGGCATGAAGAGGTTTGATTAATCATACCAAACAACAGCATCTTTTACTATTATCTACAAgatcattaatatattttgtagaGTGAAGCAGGTAAAGAGAGAATTTTGAtcccaaattaaattatttaaattgttatatAGAAGATATTGAGAAAGATGGGTGACAGTGaatcaattcatatatatatatatacacatggtGGCCCTTCTTTCTTTATATGGTAGTAAATTCATTTCTTCTGTTTAGTTTTGGCCGCGACACGTGGGGCAAGTCGCAACATGAAATCAGAATAGCAATGATCTGCAATTATGTGAAAGATTGAAACTATGGAGGCAAGAAAATTAAGCAATACAAAAATACTTTACTTACGATGTATCGAGTGATGAGAAGAAAGAACAGGAAGCAAAAGCCCAGAATGGCACTTTCCCATCTCCACtgcattaataataataataatcaagaatCAGTGTTGGCTTAACTTCTTTCAACATTATATTTAATCTCTGAAGGAGACATTTTATATAGAGCATGGCACACACTTATTTATGTTTGTTGTAATGTAGTGTGATAAGTGGATAATGAAAGCACACATGCAAAGATCAACGGACCTGATGTGTTTGGGAGAAGACAGAACGCAAGACGGAGACAAGATCCGTGGAATGGGTGAAATGATCAAGCCCAAGAATCCCTTTCAGCTGTTGCAGGATGACTACAGTTGCTGCTCCTGCCATAAAGCCTATTATCGTTGCATGTGACAGAAAATCCACTAAAAACCCTAGCCTGCAGCACAGTAAACACAGTAACTGTTAAGAAAACCGTAAAAGGAGATATCAGCATGTTCTTATTGCTTGAAGTGTCTTTATCCTTGTCGACTGTTTACCAAATCTGAAAATAATAGGTCAATCACCGTTTATGGTTCTTCttaattattcatatatatataccaaaaaaagaaagaaaacaaggaaCTCTTGGAACACAGAGCAGCAGAAGACAAAAAGGCCAGCTACTTACCTTAATAAGCCAAGGGAAGCTTGAAACACTCCGGCAAAGAATGTGGCAGTGAATGCAAGATGGAGATAAAGTTTGGGGTTCTCATTAGCATTAACTTCATTCCCTAACATAGATGCTGTGAGGAGAGACGCAACAGCAACGGTCCCCACTGCCAAATCTCTTGAACTTCCCATCATTGCATAAACCAATGGCGGAATAAAGCTTGAATCTGCATGCGTTTAGACACAAATTCTATAAGAAACTGCTCTTATATCAATCAGTTCAGCTAAAAATCTGCTCTATGTTGGTGATTTTCATACTAGAACTTACATAGACCAAGAATTGGTGGCAAGTTGGCTAGCTTGGCATAACTTATCCCCTGAGGAATAGCAAGACTAGCGATGGTGATCCCAGCAATAAAATCACTTCTCAAGAATTCAAAAGTGTAACTAGGGGCCCAATCAAATATTGGAAGGAAATATTTTATGCCTAATACGAATCTTCGCGAAGTGGGCTGGTTCTTGAATTGCCTGAGAGGATCATCAGGAAAGAAAGTCTCTTTAAGATTATATTTCAGCGACTCCACAAATGGTTGCGGtggtggaatcgctactcgacGTGCACACTCCGCGTTAGGGGACGGAAAAACATAGTCGGCGCTGCCCATATGCACAAGATTTGAATTTAGCTCTAAAATTTGgttaatttgtttaaatgtATCTGCGTGGCTATGCTCTAAATCTCAAGAGATGGTGGGTGGAGAAGATAATAAAGAGAGAGGAGATCGCCGGCGTTGTGAGAGTAGTGAGAAGTGTGCGGACTGGCCACGGATTTATAGAGGGGGGGACTGCAGTCACTGGACTATAAGGAGATGGGTGTGGACTGTTGGGAGGGGGGTTTTCATTTTCAATGGGTTATGACAgtaattttgtaataaaaaagtGTACAGTTATtcgaaaatttattttatttttctgtattCCTTTTAGCCTTGCCTTCCGACCTCGTGCCCTCTGATTCTGCTTTCGGAGTAGGGTCTCCTCTCCCTACCACAGAGAGGCAAAATCCAAGAAGCcccctttattttataaatataggaCGGCTGTTTTTTTCTGGCCACCAGAGAATGTCATTGTGACTTGGTGCACTGCCATTGGATAGTTCTTGAAGTGGAGGGTCAACTGGAGACGTGTTAGATAACCGTTGGTTTGTGAGATGTTTTACCTGCTTGACCAAATCTTTGATGAGGCCCCAAATTGCAACTCGTATTTTTAGACCTAATGGCGCCTAACTTTATAGGCAGTCCATGTACAAGAAAATTAACCTTTGAGTACTTAATGTTGTCCGCAAGACAAAATCCTCCCTTAAATCAACTTTGAACAACGCCTAATGTATGCTTTTCGGATCTTTATCTTGGAGTTGATTGCTTTACTTTTTCATAGCTCTATGATTGCAGAAGGAAAGGGACATAGCCCCTCCCCAGGAAAAAATCAAGCTTAAGTGCAACATTAAAACTTTGACTTCAAATTCTAGGCGTCatatataagaaataaatatataataattcgGCAGTACGAATTAGGAGATAGTTGCGTGAGTAAAAAGCATAATTGTTAGACGTTAAACCTTGCAAATGAAGGGTTTTTCTTTCTCCTAATAACTCTTTTCAAATAAAGATTCTACACTTAC is a genomic window of Populus alba chromosome 5, ASM523922v2, whole genome shotgun sequence containing:
- the LOC118061663 gene encoding sulfate transporter 3.1, which gives rise to MGSADYVFPSPNAECARRVAIPPPQPFVESLKYNLKETFFPDDPLRQFKNQPTSRRFVLGIKYFLPIFDWAPSYTFEFLRSDFIAGITIASLAIPQGISYAKLANLPPILGLYSSFIPPLVYAMMGSSRDLAVGTVAVASLLTASMLGNEVNANENPKLYLHLAFTATFFAGVFQASLGLLRLGFLVDFLSHATIIGFMAGAATVVILQQLKGILGLDHFTHSTDLVSVLRSVFSQTHQWRWESAILGFCFLFFLLITRYISKRKPRFFWVSAMAPLTSVILGSILVYLTHAEKHGVQVIGHLKKGLNPPSFADLVFVSPYLSTAIKTGIITGVIALAEGIAVGRSFAMFKNYHIDGNKEMIAFGTMNIVGSCTSCYLTTGPFSRSAVNFNAGCKTAVSNIVMAVAVMVTLLFLTPLFHYTPLVVLSSIIISAMLGLIDYEAAIHLWTVDKFDFIVCISAYAGVVFCSVEIGLVVAVAISLLRVLLFVARPKTFILGNIPNSMIYRNVEQYTNTSSVPGVLILEIDAPIYFANASYLRERIARWVDEEEDKLKSSGETSLQYVILDMGAVGNIDTSGISMLEEVKKVMDRRELQLVLANPGAEVTKKLNKSKLIEKIGQEWMYLTVGEAVGACNFMLHTRKPDPLKEESEAYNKV